A genome region from Proteus vulgaris includes the following:
- the trmH gene encoding tRNA (guanosine(18)-2'-O)-methyltransferase TrmH — MNSIRYARICQMMAMRQPDLTVCLEEVHKSHNVAAVIRTADAVGIPKIHAIWPEEKMRMLVSPAAGSNSWVNVETHPTITDAVSAFRVQGMQVLATHLSDKAVDFREIDYTHPTCIIMGQEKTGISQDAIALADQDIIVPMMGMVQSLNVSVASALILYEAQRQRQAAGMYNRTESILTEEEQQILLFEGGYPVLAEVSRRKGLPRPYINGNGEIEAPESWWAEMQMTQKQLRKLKKTEY, encoded by the coding sequence ATGAATTCAATTCGATATGCCCGCATCTGCCAAATGATGGCGATGCGGCAGCCTGATCTTACTGTTTGCCTTGAAGAAGTACATAAATCTCATAATGTTGCTGCTGTTATAAGAACGGCTGATGCTGTGGGGATCCCTAAAATTCATGCGATTTGGCCTGAAGAAAAAATGCGGATGTTAGTTTCCCCTGCGGCAGGGAGTAACAGTTGGGTCAATGTAGAAACACATCCTACTATTACAGATGCGGTGAGTGCCTTTCGTGTCCAAGGTATGCAAGTTCTTGCGACTCACCTCTCAGATAAAGCGGTTGATTTTCGTGAGATTGATTACACACACCCGACTTGTATTATTATGGGACAAGAAAAAACAGGGATCTCACAAGATGCTATCGCCCTTGCAGATCAAGATATTATTGTGCCGATGATGGGAATGGTACAATCCCTAAATGTTTCTGTCGCCAGTGCACTCATTTTATATGAAGCACAACGCCAACGTCAGGCTGCGGGTATGTATAATCGAACAGAGAGCATCTTAACGGAAGAAGAACAACAAATTCTTCTCTTTGAAGGTGGATACCCTGTATTGGCAGAAGTTTCTCGTCGAAAAGGACTGCCTCGCCCTTATATTAATGGCAACGGCGAAATTGAAGCACCTGAGTCATGGTGGGCAGAAATGCAAATGACGCAAAAACAACTTAGGAAATTAAAAAAGACGGAGTATTGA
- the recG gene encoding ATP-dependent DNA helicase RecG — translation MKGKLLDAIPLTTLHGVGASQADKLAKIGLVTIEDLLLHLPLRYEDQTHLYAISDLLPGIPATVSGEILRTEVSFGRRKMMTCQISDGSGILTLRFFNFTAAMKNNLAQGKQVTAYGEVKRGSRGPEIIHPEYKIKVAGSEVKLQETLTPIYSTTEGLRQASLRKLIEQALELLDTCAIHELLPDQFIHGLPPLATALRTLHNPPPDIAFAELEKGQHPAQKRLIIEELLAHNLGMLNARAGAQSYRAEPLFMPNTSTLRQQFLASLPFTPTNAQQRVVNEIEADLEKDYPMMRLIQGDVGSGKTLVAALSALRAIANGKQVALMAPTELLAEQHALTFKKWFEPFDIQVGWLAGKQKGKARETQQNAIANGEVSIIIGTHAIFQEQVKFHSLALVIIDEQHRFGVHQRLALWKKGEEQGFHPHQLVMTATPIPRTLAMTAYADMDTSIIDELPPGRTPVTTVAIPDTRRNDIIERIKLACTEEKRQAYWVCTLIEDSDVLEAQAAQVIYDELTIALPEINVGLVHGRMKPAEKQAVMTAFKENALQLLVATTVIEVGVDVPNASLMIIDNPERLGLAQLHQLRGRVGRGAIASHCVLLYKTPLTQTARLRLQVLRDSNDGFVIAQKDLEIRGPGELLGTKQTGNAQFKVADLLRDQGLIPEVQRIARYLHQHYPKHSQALIERWLPAKTQYSQA, via the coding sequence ATGAAAGGAAAACTGCTTGATGCAATCCCCTTAACCACTCTTCACGGCGTAGGTGCAAGTCAGGCAGACAAACTGGCAAAAATAGGGCTTGTGACTATTGAGGATTTGTTACTCCACCTTCCTTTGCGTTATGAAGATCAAACGCATCTCTATGCTATCAGCGATCTCCTTCCCGGTATTCCTGCCACTGTCTCTGGTGAAATATTAAGAACTGAAGTCAGTTTTGGCAGACGTAAAATGATGACCTGCCAAATTTCGGATGGCTCTGGCATTTTAACACTTCGCTTTTTTAATTTTACAGCAGCAATGAAAAATAACCTTGCTCAAGGTAAACAAGTCACTGCTTATGGTGAAGTGAAACGAGGAAGTCGGGGCCCAGAAATTATTCATCCTGAATACAAAATCAAAGTAGCTGGCTCTGAAGTTAAACTGCAAGAAACACTCACGCCCATCTATTCAACAACAGAAGGCTTGCGCCAAGCATCACTACGTAAATTAATAGAGCAAGCATTAGAATTACTTGATACCTGTGCTATTCATGAACTATTACCCGATCAGTTTATTCACGGTTTACCCCCGCTAGCCACCGCATTACGTACACTGCATAATCCGCCACCAGATATCGCTTTTGCAGAGCTTGAAAAAGGACAGCATCCTGCGCAAAAAAGACTCATTATTGAAGAGTTACTTGCCCACAATCTAGGTATGCTTAATGCAAGAGCTGGCGCACAATCTTATCGTGCAGAACCATTGTTTATGCCAAATACGTCAACATTACGTCAGCAATTTCTCGCATCGCTCCCTTTTACGCCTACGAATGCACAACAACGTGTCGTCAATGAGATAGAAGCCGATTTAGAAAAAGACTATCCAATGATGCGATTAATCCAAGGAGATGTAGGTTCAGGTAAAACGTTAGTTGCAGCGTTAAGCGCATTACGTGCCATTGCTAATGGCAAGCAGGTGGCTTTAATGGCACCAACAGAGTTATTGGCAGAGCAACATGCATTAACCTTTAAAAAATGGTTTGAACCTTTTGATATCCAAGTAGGTTGGCTAGCCGGAAAACAGAAAGGGAAAGCGCGCGAAACACAACAAAACGCCATTGCGAATGGTGAAGTATCGATCATTATTGGAACGCATGCTATTTTCCAAGAACAAGTTAAATTTCACTCCCTAGCCTTAGTGATTATTGATGAGCAACACCGATTTGGTGTTCATCAACGTCTCGCATTATGGAAAAAGGGTGAAGAGCAAGGCTTTCATCCCCATCAATTAGTCATGACAGCAACGCCGATCCCGAGAACATTAGCGATGACGGCCTACGCGGATATGGACACCTCTATTATCGACGAATTACCACCGGGTCGAACACCAGTGACCACGGTCGCTATCCCTGATACTCGCCGTAATGACATTATTGAACGCATCAAGCTAGCGTGCACAGAAGAAAAGCGACAAGCCTATTGGGTATGTACCTTAATTGAAGATTCTGATGTTCTTGAAGCACAAGCCGCCCAAGTTATCTATGATGAACTGACCATTGCACTCCCTGAAATCAACGTGGGATTGGTGCACGGGCGAATGAAACCTGCAGAGAAACAGGCCGTCATGACCGCCTTTAAAGAAAATGCGCTTCAACTTTTAGTTGCAACAACCGTAATTGAAGTCGGTGTTGACGTACCTAATGCAAGTTTAATGATCATTGATAACCCAGAACGACTGGGACTCGCACAGTTACACCAATTACGTGGACGTGTAGGCCGAGGCGCAATCGCCTCTCATTGTGTCTTGCTATATAAAACACCACTCACACAAACAGCACGTTTGCGATTGCAGGTATTAAGAGATAGCAATGACGGTTTTGTGATTGCACAAAAAGATCTCGAAATCCGTGGCCCTGGTGAACTTTTAGGTACTAAGCAAACAGGTAATGCACAATTTAAAGTCGCTGATTTGTTACGCGACCAAGGGCTTATTCCTGAGGTTCAGCGCATTGCTCGTTATCTGCATCAACACTATCCTAAACATTCTCAAGCCTTAATCGAACGCTGGCTACCTGCTAAGACACAATACAGCCAAGCTTAA
- the gltS gene encoding sodium/glutamate symporter, whose protein sequence is MYHLDVYGTLVAATLVLLIGRKLVKSVPFLERYTIPEPVAGGLLVAVILLAFKSFMDWEVSFDLSLKDPLMLAFFATIGLNANLASLKAGGKALFIFVFVVVGLLLVQNTVGIALAEMLGLDPLMGLLAGSITLSGGHGTGAAWGKTFVENYGFMSASEVAMACATFGLVLGGLIGGPVARYLIKNIPTPGLGADDHEMPTAFEKPTTGRMITSMVLLETIAMISICLMAGTFLSQLLEGTAFSLPTFVCVLFIGVILSNSLSMLGFYRVFDRAVSVLGNVSLSLFLAMALMSLKLWELASLAIPMLVILGVQAGVMALYAIFVTFRVMGKNYDAAILAAGHCGFGLGATPTAIANMQAVTDRFGPSHLAFLVVPMVGAFFIDIVNAIVIKLYLMLPFFTPIVAG, encoded by the coding sequence ATGTATCATCTTGATGTTTATGGCACGCTGGTTGCGGCCACTTTGGTTCTCTTGATCGGACGTAAATTAGTGAAATCTGTTCCTTTTTTAGAACGGTATACGATCCCAGAACCCGTTGCAGGTGGGCTACTTGTTGCAGTTATTCTATTAGCATTCAAATCTTTTATGGATTGGGAAGTGAGTTTTGATCTTTCACTTAAAGATCCATTAATGCTGGCCTTCTTTGCAACAATTGGTTTAAACGCAAACCTCGCAAGTTTAAAAGCGGGAGGAAAAGCACTTTTTATTTTCGTCTTTGTTGTTGTGGGATTGTTGTTAGTACAAAATACCGTCGGTATTGCATTAGCAGAAATGTTAGGTCTGGATCCTTTAATGGGGCTACTGGCCGGTTCGATTACCTTATCGGGTGGTCATGGTACGGGTGCCGCTTGGGGTAAAACCTTTGTTGAAAATTATGGTTTTATGAGCGCATCTGAAGTGGCAATGGCTTGTGCTACTTTTGGCTTAGTTTTAGGTGGATTGATTGGTGGTCCAGTTGCACGCTACTTAATCAAAAATATCCCGACACCGGGATTAGGCGCCGATGACCATGAAATGCCAACCGCATTTGAGAAGCCGACAACAGGTCGAATGATCACTTCAATGGTTTTATTAGAAACGATTGCGATGATCTCTATCTGTTTAATGGCAGGTACGTTCCTTTCCCAATTGTTAGAAGGTACTGCATTCTCACTACCAACCTTTGTGTGTGTTCTATTTATTGGTGTGATTTTAAGTAATAGCCTTTCAATGCTTGGGTTCTACCGTGTTTTTGATAGAGCGGTGTCAGTCTTAGGTAACGTGAGTTTATCGTTATTCTTAGCGATGGCATTAATGAGCTTGAAATTATGGGAGCTTGCATCACTGGCGATACCAATGCTGGTTATCCTTGGAGTTCAAGCCGGTGTAATGGCGCTGTATGCTATTTTTGTGACTTTCCGTGTCATGGGTAAAAACTACGATGCCGCGATTTTAGCAGCAGGTCACTGTGGTTTTGGTTTAGGCGCAACACCAACGGCGATTGCGAATATGCAAGCGGTAACAGACCGTTTTGGACCGTCTCATCTTGCGTTCTTAGTCGTGCCTATGGTTGGTGCATTCTTTATTGATATTGTGAATGCAATAGTGATTAAACTGTATCTAATGCTACCGTTTTTTACGCCAATCGTTGCAGGGTAG
- a CDS encoding uracil-xanthine permease family protein, with product MVTSENQNLPKNSDVSIKKNSELLFALEEKPPLPQTLFAACQHLLAMFVAVITPAILICQALGLPAHDTQRIISMSLFASGIASLIQIRAWGPIGSGLLSIQGTSFNFVAPLIMGGLALKNGGADIPTMMAALFGTLMVASLTEIILSRVLHLARRIITPLVSGVVVMIIGLSLIQVGLTSIGGGYAAIENNTFGSPQNLLLAGSVLIVIILLNRQKNPYLRVASLVIAMAVGYVLAWALDMLPTPAEHQETPLMTIPEPFYYGLSFDWHLLIPLMLVFMITSLETIGDITATSDVSEQPVSGPLYMKRIKGGVLANGINSMVSAFFNTFPNSCFGQNNGVIQLTGVASRYVGYVVAAMLIILGLFPFVAEFVQKIPEPVLGGATLVMFGTIAASGVRIVSKEALNRRAIMILAISLAVGLGVSQQPQILQFAPDWLKTLLSSGIAAGGLTAIILNLIFPPEK from the coding sequence ATGGTTACTTCAGAAAATCAAAATTTGCCTAAAAATAGTGACGTTTCAATTAAAAAAAATAGCGAACTTCTTTTTGCTTTAGAAGAGAAACCGCCATTACCTCAAACACTTTTTGCTGCTTGCCAACACCTTTTAGCTATGTTTGTCGCGGTTATCACACCTGCGATCCTTATTTGCCAAGCATTAGGATTACCTGCACACGATACTCAACGTATTATCAGTATGTCTTTATTTGCATCAGGTATTGCTTCTCTTATTCAAATTCGAGCATGGGGTCCAATAGGTTCAGGATTGTTATCAATCCAAGGAACAAGCTTTAACTTTGTTGCTCCACTTATTATGGGGGGATTAGCACTTAAAAATGGTGGAGCCGATATTCCAACAATGATGGCAGCCCTGTTTGGGACATTAATGGTTGCCTCATTAACCGAAATCATCCTTTCTCGTGTACTTCACTTAGCAAGACGTATTATTACACCGCTGGTTTCAGGTGTCGTCGTGATGATAATCGGTCTCTCTTTAATCCAAGTTGGATTAACCTCTATTGGTGGTGGTTATGCAGCCATCGAAAATAATACCTTTGGTTCACCACAAAACCTGTTATTAGCAGGCTCTGTTCTTATTGTTATTATTCTACTTAATCGACAAAAAAACCCTTATTTACGCGTTGCTTCTTTGGTCATTGCAATGGCAGTGGGCTATGTTCTTGCTTGGGCTTTAGATATGTTACCCACACCTGCAGAACATCAAGAAACTCCGCTTATGACTATTCCTGAGCCGTTTTATTATGGGCTGTCATTTGATTGGCATTTGCTTATTCCTTTAATGCTGGTATTTATGATCACATCACTCGAAACGATAGGAGATATTACAGCAACTTCTGACGTTTCAGAGCAACCTGTCAGTGGCCCTTTGTATATGAAACGAATTAAAGGAGGCGTCTTAGCGAATGGAATTAACTCCATGGTTTCGGCATTTTTCAATACCTTCCCAAATTCTTGTTTTGGTCAAAATAATGGCGTTATTCAATTAACAGGCGTTGCAAGTCGCTATGTAGGTTATGTTGTTGCCGCAATGCTCATTATCTTAGGCTTATTTCCATTCGTTGCAGAATTTGTGCAAAAAATTCCTGAACCCGTATTAGGTGGAGCCACATTAGTCATGTTTGGTACGATAGCGGCATCGGGTGTACGCATTGTTTCTAAAGAAGCACTCAACCGCCGAGCCATCATGATCCTTGCGATTTCACTTGCGGTAGGGCTGGGCGTTTCACAGCAACCTCAAATATTGCAGTTTGCACCTGATTGGCTAAAAACATTGCTGTCATCGGGTATTGCTGCAGGTGGTTTAACAGCCATTATTTTAAACCTGATTTTTCCGCCAGAAAAATAA
- a CDS encoding AsmA family protein, whose protein sequence is MRWLMKSLVSLILIVILFIIIIYAFIQTQWGAQKTSEWLTQYTDYDIRFSGIEHDLMQPEQVIVHDLLINPKQDKAIVSAKSAQIRLNWQFFTTPSHLQKITLENGNIDFTNKTPSIPLSADILQFKNMALRSEKADFSFDAKKITGGITPWLPTSTDLIGAGHFQFSIASGMINNNEFSNFIISGQYQPNNIQIEKLGTRLLNGSLSLSGQYQDNQWKFDEVYMNGLRWQSSQTFDELIQSLSEYPRVSIKTLNIVDLTAEGKQWAISGFDGQFAQLNWDNALSFTTGELNTDDIVFQNEHVTDLIAKLNQQNNQLNLDNLSLRYEKGLIKLAGHWNKDNKTITIQDATLSGFLYTLPENWLTFLAQPIDNKSNIQNITIEQLSINQSILIDITPEFPFQFTNLTGKLQNLMVAKEGEWGLWQGSAVLNADSGTLNRIELRRPDLNIVTQHDNAIVEQYSAFIGNGIVRGSAALVQSNQQRQFSLIANGLNVPLSTLYTLGLKTTYSDEIGQFTLKLKGDLRSKPVISTLNGTLTGNKGEQQILNAVIQNGEIINHL, encoded by the coding sequence ATGCGCTGGCTGATGAAAAGTTTGGTATCTCTGATACTTATCGTTATTTTATTTATTATTATCATTTATGCTTTTATTCAGACTCAGTGGGGCGCACAAAAAACCAGTGAATGGCTGACACAATACACCGACTATGATATTCGCTTCTCTGGTATTGAGCATGATCTTATGCAACCCGAGCAAGTCATTGTTCATGATCTCCTCATTAATCCTAAGCAAGATAAAGCGATAGTATCGGCAAAATCAGCACAAATTAGATTGAATTGGCAATTTTTTACTACTCCATCTCATCTACAAAAAATCACATTAGAAAATGGCAATATTGATTTTACCAACAAAACACCTTCAATACCGTTAAGCGCCGACATCTTACAATTTAAAAATATGGCGCTACGTAGTGAAAAAGCAGATTTTTCTTTTGATGCCAAGAAAATAACGGGCGGGATCACACCCTGGCTCCCAACATCAACCGACTTAATTGGAGCCGGTCATTTCCAGTTTTCCATTGCTAGTGGCATGATAAATAATAATGAATTCAGTAATTTTATTATTTCTGGACAATATCAACCCAATAATATTCAAATAGAAAAATTAGGTACTCGCCTACTGAATGGCTCACTATCTTTAAGTGGACAATATCAAGACAATCAATGGAAGTTTGATGAAGTTTATATGAATGGCTTGCGCTGGCAATCCTCACAAACCTTTGACGAATTAATTCAATCTCTCTCTGAATATCCTCGTGTTAGCATAAAAACACTCAATATCGTTGATTTGACTGCTGAAGGGAAACAGTGGGCAATAAGTGGTTTTGATGGGCAATTTGCTCAATTGAATTGGGATAACGCGCTTTCATTTACCACTGGTGAACTCAATACAGATGATATTGTTTTTCAAAATGAACACGTTACTGATCTTATTGCAAAACTCAACCAACAGAACAATCAACTCAATCTAGATAACCTCAGTCTACGCTATGAAAAAGGTTTAATTAAACTTGCCGGTCATTGGAATAAAGACAATAAAACCATCACAATCCAAGACGCCACACTATCAGGTTTTTTATATACGTTACCTGAAAATTGGCTCACTTTTTTAGCTCAACCAATAGATAACAAAAGCAATATTCAAAATATCACTATCGAACAGTTATCTATCAATCAATCTATCTTGATTGATATCACGCCAGAATTTCCATTCCAATTCACCAATTTAACAGGAAAATTGCAAAATTTAATGGTTGCAAAAGAAGGTGAATGGGGATTATGGCAAGGTTCAGCCGTATTAAATGCCGATAGCGGTACATTAAATCGTATTGAATTACGTCGTCCTGATTTAAACATTGTCACTCAACACGATAATGCTATTGTTGAGCAATATTCAGCATTTATTGGTAATGGCATTGTTCGAGGTTCAGCCGCTTTAGTGCAATCTAACCAGCAGCGCCAATTTTCACTTATTGCTAATGGTCTCAATGTCCCTTTATCAACGCTATATACATTAGGTTTAAAAACAACCTACTCTGATGAAATAGGCCAATTCACATTAAAATTGAAAGGTGATTTACGTTCAAAACCAGTCATATCAACACTGAATGGCACATTAACTGGCAATAAAGGTGAACAACAAATACTCAACGCAGTGATACAAAATGGTGAGATAATTAATCACCTATAA
- the rluF gene encoding 23S rRNA pseudouridine(2604) synthase RluF yields MDTNLSTRLNKYISESGICSRREADRYIEQGLVLINGKRASIGDQVFAGDEVKVNGRLIEAQDNSELVLIALNKPVGIVSTTDDGEKDNIVDYVNHSTRIFPIGRLDKDSQGLIFLTNHGDLVNKILRAGNDHEKEYLVTVNKPITDEFIHGMGAGVPIMGQKTKKCKVKKEAPMVFRITLVQGLNRQIRRMCEYFGYEVTKLERIRIMNVSLSGLPVGEWRDLTDDELITLFEAIEKSTSEAPPKPKQNKPKKQISSNAKALGIHIPQTKTKETENNSRKRFVQPGRKKKRR; encoded by the coding sequence ATGGACACCAATTTATCTACTCGTCTTAATAAATATATCAGTGAAAGCGGGATCTGCTCACGTCGTGAGGCTGACCGTTATATTGAGCAAGGACTTGTCCTTATTAATGGCAAGCGCGCCAGTATTGGCGATCAAGTCTTTGCTGGCGATGAAGTCAAAGTCAATGGGCGATTGATTGAAGCGCAGGATAACTCTGAGTTAGTTTTGATTGCGCTGAATAAACCAGTGGGCATTGTTAGCACCACAGATGATGGCGAAAAAGATAATATTGTTGACTATGTTAACCACAGTACCCGTATTTTTCCCATTGGGCGTTTAGATAAAGATTCCCAAGGATTGATTTTCCTGACCAACCACGGTGATTTAGTCAATAAAATCTTACGTGCAGGTAATGATCATGAAAAAGAGTACCTTGTGACAGTGAACAAGCCGATCACCGATGAATTTATTCATGGAATGGGTGCGGGTGTTCCTATCATGGGACAAAAAACCAAAAAATGTAAGGTTAAGAAAGAAGCACCGATGGTGTTTCGTATTACTTTAGTTCAAGGATTAAATCGCCAAATACGTCGTATGTGTGAATATTTTGGTTATGAAGTCACTAAGCTTGAACGTATTCGCATTATGAATGTTAGTTTGTCTGGATTACCTGTTGGTGAATGGCGTGATCTGACCGATGATGAACTCATTACTCTATTTGAAGCAATTGAAAAATCGACTTCTGAAGCGCCACCAAAACCAAAGCAAAATAAACCGAAAAAACAAATCAGTAGTAATGCGAAAGCATTAGGTATCCATATTCCTCAAACAAAAACCAAAGAAACGGAAAATAATTCTCGTAAGCGTTTTGTTCAGCCTGGTCGTAAAAAGAAAAGACGTTAA
- the fabY gene encoding fatty acid biosynthesis protein FabY → MYHLRTPKTEAEFDAYYAFRWEMLRKPLHQPEGSEKDGYDTFAHHQMVVDETGQPVAIGRLYINADNEGAIRFMAVRTDAQGKGLGTLVAMALESLARQEGIKRIVCSAREESVSFFEKLGYENCGLVTGPQTTPIKHFFMKKSIESLDDILHRPDWCAELQKQWHQHIPLSEKMGLRITQYTGTRFYTTIPEAGNQNPHHTIFAGSQFSLATLTGWGLIWLLMQEHKLQGDIVLVDAHIRYRKPVSGRPAAVADMENLSGDLGRLAKGSKARIKLDVDICGDEGIGAVFSGTYIVLPSQNKQC, encoded by the coding sequence ATGTACCATTTACGAACCCCAAAAACAGAGGCAGAATTTGATGCCTATTATGCTTTTCGTTGGGAAATGCTTCGTAAACCGCTACATCAACCTGAAGGCTCTGAAAAAGACGGTTATGATACCTTTGCACATCATCAAATGGTTGTCGATGAAACAGGACAACCCGTCGCAATTGGCCGACTTTATATTAATGCCGATAACGAAGGCGCTATCCGCTTTATGGCAGTGCGCACAGATGCACAAGGTAAAGGTTTAGGTACTCTTGTTGCCATGGCGCTAGAGTCATTGGCTCGCCAAGAAGGGATAAAACGGATCGTGTGTAGTGCCCGAGAAGAGTCTGTCAGCTTTTTTGAAAAATTGGGTTATGAGAATTGCGGTCTTGTTACAGGGCCACAAACAACCCCCATTAAGCACTTTTTTATGAAAAAAAGTATTGAGTCTCTGGATGATATTCTTCATCGACCAGATTGGTGTGCTGAATTACAAAAACAGTGGCACCAACATATTCCTTTAAGTGAGAAAATGGGGTTACGTATTACTCAATATACGGGAACTCGTTTTTATACCACTATCCCAGAAGCGGGAAACCAAAACCCTCACCACACTATTTTTGCAGGTAGCCAATTTTCACTCGCCACTTTAACCGGTTGGGGATTGATTTGGTTATTAATGCAAGAACATAAGTTGCAAGGTGATATTGTGCTGGTGGATGCGCATATTCGTTATCGCAAACCTGTATCAGGGCGTCCCGCTGCTGTTGCGGATATGGAAAATTTAAGTGGAGATTTAGGGCGATTAGCGAAAGGAAGTAAGGCTCGAATTAAACTGGATGTTGATATTTGTGGTGATGAAGGTATCGGTGCTGTTTTTAGTGGAACTTATATTGTTTTACCTTCACAAAATAAGCAGTGCTAA
- the dtd gene encoding D-aminoacyl-tRNA deacylase produces the protein MIALIQRVTQAKVDIAGETVGAINQGLVVLLGVEKDDNEQKAKRLCEKVCGYRVFSDENGKMNLNVQQAGGRLLVVSQFTLAAETQKGMRPGFSNGAPPELAKNLYHYFIEQCQQQGLETQTGQFAADMQITLTNDGPVTFWLQV, from the coding sequence ATGATCGCGTTAATTCAACGAGTGACACAGGCAAAAGTGGATATTGCAGGTGAAACAGTCGGTGCTATTAATCAAGGCTTAGTCGTTTTATTAGGTGTAGAGAAAGACGACAACGAACAGAAAGCCAAAAGATTATGTGAAAAAGTATGCGGTTATCGCGTATTTAGCGATGAAAATGGCAAGATGAATCTAAATGTGCAACAAGCTGGTGGTCGTCTATTAGTGGTATCCCAATTTACACTTGCTGCGGAAACACAAAAAGGTATGCGTCCAGGATTTTCGAACGGTGCGCCTCCAGAATTAGCGAAAAATCTCTATCACTACTTTATTGAACAATGTCAGCAACAAGGGTTAGAAACGCAAACAGGTCAGTTTGCTGCGGATATGCAAATCACCCTGACTAATGACGGCCCCGTCACCTTTTGGTTACAGGTATAA
- the yihX gene encoding glucose-1-phosphatase yields the protein MLYIFDMGNVIIDIDFNRVFAVWSKLSGVPLASIKKNFTAGEVFKLHERGNITDIEFAEEINSELGMNLSFEQFAEGWQAIFIAVRPEVIDIMNKLREQGHRVVVLSNTNRLHHDYWPEHYPEIAASADFLYLSQDLGMRKPDPELFKYVLESEDVEAQDAVFFDDVKANVDAAIAVGIKGVHVIDKQSVIDYFKDYDFSLPVEE from the coding sequence ATGCTTTATATCTTTGATATGGGTAATGTGATTATTGATATCGATTTTAACCGAGTATTCGCAGTATGGAGTAAGCTTAGTGGTGTTCCATTAGCCAGCATAAAAAAGAACTTTACAGCAGGCGAAGTTTTTAAATTACATGAACGCGGTAATATTACAGATATCGAATTTGCTGAAGAAATTAACTCAGAACTAGGGATGAACTTAAGTTTTGAGCAATTTGCTGAAGGGTGGCAGGCTATTTTTATCGCAGTACGACCTGAAGTCATTGATATAATGAATAAATTAAGAGAGCAAGGGCATCGGGTTGTGGTGTTATCAAATACGAATCGCTTGCATCATGATTACTGGCCTGAACATTATCCAGAAATCGCGGCTTCTGCTGATTTTCTTTACCTATCTCAAGATCTTGGCATGAGAAAACCTGATCCTGAACTCTTTAAGTATGTTTTAGAATCTGAAGATGTTGAAGCACAAGATGCGGTTTTCTTTGATGATGTAAAAGCCAATGTTGATGCGGCAATTGCTGTGGGTATCAAAGGTGTACATGTCATTGATAAACAATCCGTCATTGACTACTTCAAAGATTATGATTTTTCTCTCCCAGTAGAAGAATAA